A window of Planifilum fulgidum contains these coding sequences:
- a CDS encoding FxsA family protein, with amino-acid sequence MFRVFIILLILVPLLEIWGLAQMGQWIGALPTVLAVIVTSVIGVVLARRQGLEVYRLTVLQLNRGELPSDTLLDGLLILAGGLLLMAPGFFTDTVGFLLMIPYIRGIVRLFVKRWFEKKTREGRVIRITRRW; translated from the coding sequence ATGTTCCGGGTCTTCATCATCCTCCTGATTCTCGTCCCCCTTCTTGAGATTTGGGGACTGGCTCAGATGGGACAGTGGATCGGCGCCCTTCCCACGGTTTTGGCCGTCATCGTGACCAGCGTCATCGGCGTCGTCCTGGCCCGCCGGCAGGGGCTGGAGGTTTACCGTTTGACGGTGCTCCAGCTGAATCGCGGCGAGCTGCCCAGCGACACGCTGTTGGACGGCCTTCTCATCCTGGCGGGAGGACTGCTGCTGATGGCTCCGGGCTTCTTTACGGATACCGTCGGTTTTCTCCTGATGATTCCTTACATACGGGGAATTGTGAGATTGTTTGTGAAACGCTGGTTTGAGAAAAAGACCCGCGAAGGGCGAGTGATCCGGATCACCCGCCGCTGGTGA
- the ytvI gene encoding sporulation integral membrane protein YtvI, which yields MNIGSSQLIGILIRLGLLVLIGVAAYYILSFALPLLYPFLIGWLIAMAIEPAVRFMENKLRLPRWAGVSLMLIIVLAVVSSLLVLLVTQVVIELTRLAELLPTSLERFNQYLLDLFLDEDTGISHLIQNVQTYLQNNPEHQKEIVSSIRENLGVITQKGTELITGIIAGIGSFLTDLPYIVAVIVIIFLAALFIGLDWPRMRDALNRSLPERVRRTGGIVLKDIRTSLFGFVRAQLTLISITAILVMIGLWILGVKYALTVAIIIGVVDLLPYLGVGAVLVPWSAYSFFFGGDTKLAVGLLVLYGVLLVVRQILETKLVSSNVGLDPLTTLIALFVGLNLFGFIGLIIGPVSVVIAIALYRANVFRDLWRFIKGDSFNRS from the coding sequence ATGAATATAGGTTCATCTCAATTGATCGGAATCCTTATTCGTCTCGGACTGCTGGTGTTGATCGGGGTTGCTGCCTATTACATTCTGTCCTTTGCCCTTCCGCTCCTCTATCCCTTTCTGATCGGTTGGCTGATCGCCATGGCCATCGAACCCGCCGTCCGTTTCATGGAAAATAAACTTCGCCTTCCGCGCTGGGCGGGCGTTTCCCTCATGCTGATCATTGTGCTGGCAGTGGTCTCTTCACTGCTGGTTTTGTTGGTCACGCAAGTCGTCATCGAACTGACCCGGCTGGCCGAATTGCTGCCGACAAGTCTCGAACGGTTCAACCAATATCTCCTCGACCTGTTCCTCGATGAAGACACCGGAATATCGCATCTGATCCAGAACGTGCAGACGTATCTTCAGAACAATCCGGAGCATCAAAAGGAAATCGTCAGCAGCATACGGGAAAATCTGGGAGTCATCACCCAGAAGGGCACCGAGCTGATCACCGGGATTATCGCCGGCATCGGTTCCTTCCTCACGGACCTTCCCTATATCGTGGCCGTCATTGTCATCATTTTCCTCGCCGCCCTGTTCATCGGCCTCGATTGGCCGCGGATGCGGGACGCCCTCAACCGGTCCCTCCCGGAGCGCGTGCGCAGGACGGGAGGGATCGTGCTGAAGGACATTCGAACCTCCCTGTTCGGATTTGTGCGAGCCCAGTTGACGCTGATCAGCATCACGGCCATCCTGGTGATGATCGGTCTGTGGATCCTCGGCGTCAAATACGCCCTGACCGTGGCGATCATCATCGGGGTGGTGGACCTGCTCCCCTACCTCGGCGTGGGAGCGGTGCTGGTGCCCTGGTCCGCCTACTCGTTTTTCTTCGGCGGGGACACGAAGCTGGCCGTGGGCCTTTTGGTCCTTTACGGCGTGCTGCTTGTAGTGCGCCAGATATTGGAGACCAAATTGGTCTCCAGCAATGTGGGGCTGGACCCCTTGACCACCCTGATCGCCCTGTTTGTGGGTCTCAACCTGTTCGGGTTCATCGGATTGATCATCGGTCCGGTCAGCGTGGTGATCGCGATCGCCCTTTACAGAGCCAATGTGTTCCGCGACCTGTGGCGATTTATCAAGGGAGATTCCTTCAACCGTTCCTAA
- the citZ gene encoding citrate synthase: MTVAKGLEGVVAVTSEVSSIIDGVLTYRGINIDELAEKAGFEEVILLLWNGRLPKREELEQLQKDLDENASIPEQVLNALKEYPKDVHPMAVLRTAVSQLAVYDPEADDNSAEANRRKAIRLTAKIPTIITSFYRLRSGLEPVAPRPGQGFARNFLYMLNGKDPEEVAVKAFDKALILHADHELNASTFAARVTTATLSDMYSAITSAIGTLKGPLHGGANERVMAMLKEIGTMDRVESYIQEKLDRKEKIMGFGHRVYKDGDPRAKHLREMSRQLAELTGDTKWYEMSRKIEALVEEKKGLKPNVDFYSASVYNYLGIPSDLFTPIFAMSRVTGWTAHVMEQYANNRLIRPRAEYVGPKNQPYVPIDQR, encoded by the coding sequence ATGACGGTTGCCAAGGGATTGGAGGGTGTAGTTGCGGTAACTTCCGAAGTCAGCTCGATCATCGACGGCGTGCTGACCTACCGGGGGATCAACATCGACGAACTGGCCGAAAAGGCCGGGTTTGAAGAAGTGATCCTCCTGCTCTGGAACGGCCGGCTGCCGAAGAGGGAAGAGCTGGAACAGCTGCAAAAGGACCTCGACGAAAATGCCTCCATTCCGGAACAGGTTTTGAATGCGCTGAAAGAGTATCCGAAGGATGTGCACCCGATGGCCGTGCTGCGGACGGCGGTGTCCCAGCTGGCGGTGTACGATCCCGAAGCGGACGACAACAGCGCGGAGGCCAACCGCCGCAAGGCGATCCGGCTGACCGCCAAGATACCCACGATCATCACTTCCTTCTATCGCTTGCGGTCCGGACTGGAACCGGTCGCTCCCCGTCCGGGACAGGGATTCGCCCGTAATTTCCTGTATATGCTCAACGGCAAGGATCCGGAAGAGGTGGCCGTGAAAGCCTTTGACAAGGCGCTCATCCTGCACGCGGACCACGAGCTGAACGCTTCCACCTTCGCCGCCCGGGTGACGACCGCCACCCTGTCCGACATGTATTCCGCCATCACTTCGGCGATCGGCACCTTGAAGGGTCCCCTGCACGGCGGTGCCAACGAGCGCGTGATGGCCATGCTGAAGGAAATCGGCACGATGGACCGGGTGGAATCCTACATCCAGGAAAAGCTGGACCGGAAGGAAAAGATCATGGGCTTCGGACACCGGGTTTACAAGGACGGAGATCCCCGGGCGAAGCATCTGCGGGAGATGTCCCGCCAGCTGGCCGAGCTCACCGGAGACACCAAATGGTATGAGATGTCCCGGAAAATTGAGGCGCTGGTGGAAGAGAAGAAGGGGCTCAAGCCCAATGTGGACTTTTATTCCGCCTCGGTCTATAATTATCTCGGAATTCCCAGCGATTTGTTCACTCCCATCTTTGCCATGAGCCGGGTGACGGGTTGGACGGCCCACGTGATGGAGCAGTATGCCAACAACCGCCTGATCCGTCCGCGCGCGGAATATGTGGGGCCGAAGAATCAGCCCTATGTACCGATCGACCAGCGGTAA
- the icd gene encoding NADP-dependent isocitrate dehydrogenase produces MAAFKWGEPQAGEKIVIEGGKLNVPDQPIIPFIEGDGTGPDIWAAAKRVLDAAVEKAYGGKKKIAWFEVFAGEKAYNRFGEWLPEDTLKAIREYKVAIKGPLTTPVGGGIRSLNVALRQELDLYVCLRPVRYFDGVPSPVKHPELVDMVIFRENSEDIYAGIEWEAESEEVKKVIRFLQEEMGVKKIRFPETSGIGIKPVSREGTERLVRAAIQYALDHGRKSVTLVHKGNIMKFTEGAFKKWGYELAEREFGDKVFTWAQYDRIAEEQGKEAANRAQAEAEEAGKIIIKDVIADAFLQQILTRPAEYDVIATLNLNGDYISDALAAQVGGIGIAPGANINYDTGHAVFEATHGTAPKYAGLDKVNPGSVILSGVLMLEYLGWQEAADLIYASMNKTISQKTVTYDFARLMEGATEVKCSEFGDKLIENL; encoded by the coding sequence ATGGCAGCGTTCAAATGGGGAGAACCGCAAGCCGGGGAAAAGATTGTCATTGAAGGCGGAAAGCTCAACGTTCCCGATCAGCCGATCATTCCCTTCATCGAGGGGGACGGCACGGGCCCTGATATCTGGGCGGCGGCGAAGCGGGTGCTGGATGCCGCCGTGGAAAAGGCCTACGGTGGGAAGAAAAAGATCGCCTGGTTTGAAGTGTTTGCCGGGGAGAAGGCTTACAACCGCTTCGGCGAATGGTTGCCCGAAGATACCCTGAAAGCGATCCGCGAATACAAGGTGGCCATCAAGGGCCCCCTCACCACGCCGGTGGGCGGAGGGATCCGCTCGCTCAACGTGGCCCTGCGGCAGGAACTGGATCTGTACGTCTGCCTGCGGCCCGTCCGGTATTTTGACGGCGTTCCTTCGCCGGTGAAACATCCCGAGCTGGTGGACATGGTGATTTTCCGGGAAAACTCGGAGGACATCTACGCCGGGATCGAGTGGGAAGCGGAGTCGGAGGAAGTGAAGAAGGTGATCCGCTTCCTGCAGGAGGAAATGGGCGTCAAGAAGATCCGCTTCCCGGAAACCTCCGGCATCGGCATCAAGCCCGTTTCCCGGGAGGGGACGGAGCGGCTGGTGCGGGCGGCCATTCAGTATGCCCTGGATCACGGCCGGAAGAGCGTCACCCTGGTCCACAAGGGGAACATCATGAAGTTTACCGAAGGCGCCTTCAAGAAATGGGGCTATGAGTTGGCCGAGCGGGAGTTCGGCGACAAGGTGTTCACCTGGGCCCAGTACGACCGGATCGCCGAAGAGCAGGGCAAGGAAGCGGCCAACCGCGCCCAGGCCGAGGCGGAAGAGGCCGGCAAGATCATCATCAAGGATGTGATCGCCGACGCCTTCCTGCAGCAGATCCTCACCCGCCCCGCCGAGTACGACGTGATCGCCACCCTCAACCTGAACGGGGACTACATTTCCGACGCCCTGGCGGCCCAGGTGGGCGGCATCGGAATCGCTCCCGGAGCCAACATCAACTACGACACCGGGCACGCCGTTTTTGAAGCGACCCACGGCACCGCCCCCAAATATGCCGGTTTGGACAAGGTGAACCCGGGTTCGGTCATTCTGTCCGGCGTGCTGATGTTGGAATATCTGGGCTGGCAGGAGGCGGCGGACTTGATCTACGCCTCGATGAACAAGACAATCAGCCAGAAGACCGTCACCTACGACTTCGCCCGGTTGATGGAAGGGGCCACCGAGGTGAAGTGCTCCGAGTTCGGGGACAAGTTGATCGAAAATCTGTGA
- the mdh gene encoding malate dehydrogenase, whose product MTIRRRKISVIGAGFTGATTALMLAQKELGDVVLVDIPQVEGPTKGKALDMLESTPVQGVDSNIVGTTDYAETAGSDLVIITAGVARKPGMSRDDLVSTNAKIMKSVTKSVVEHSPNTIIIVLTNPVDAMTYEVFRTSGFPKNRVMGQSGVLDTARFRTFIAQELNVSVEDVTGFVLGGHGDDMVPLVRYSYVGGIPLEKWLPKDRIDAIVERTRKGGGEIVNLLGNGSAYYAPAASLVQMAEAILKDKRRILPAVAYLEGEYGYNDMFLGVPTILGGNGLEKVIELELTDEEKQALDKSAESVRRVMKLLD is encoded by the coding sequence GTGACCATCCGGAGAAGAAAAATTTCCGTCATCGGTGCCGGTTTCACCGGAGCGACGACCGCCTTGATGCTGGCGCAGAAGGAACTGGGGGATGTGGTCCTGGTGGACATTCCCCAGGTGGAGGGGCCGACCAAGGGGAAGGCGTTGGACATGCTGGAATCCACGCCGGTGCAGGGGGTGGATTCCAACATCGTCGGCACCACGGATTATGCGGAGACCGCCGGCTCCGATCTGGTGATCATCACCGCCGGCGTCGCCCGGAAGCCGGGGATGAGCCGCGATGATTTGGTCAGCACCAACGCCAAAATCATGAAGTCGGTAACCAAATCCGTCGTGGAACATTCCCCCAACACCATCATCATCGTCCTGACCAACCCGGTGGATGCCATGACCTATGAGGTGTTCCGCACCTCCGGTTTCCCCAAAAACCGGGTCATGGGGCAGTCCGGAGTTCTTGACACGGCCCGTTTCCGCACCTTTATCGCCCAGGAGTTGAACGTGTCGGTGGAAGATGTGACCGGCTTCGTGCTGGGCGGACACGGCGACGACATGGTGCCTCTGGTCCGGTATTCCTACGTCGGCGGCATTCCCCTGGAAAAATGGCTGCCGAAGGACCGGATCGACGCCATCGTCGAGCGGACCCGCAAGGGCGGAGGCGAAATCGTCAACCTGCTGGGCAACGGCAGTGCCTACTACGCCCCGGCGGCCTCCCTGGTGCAAATGGCCGAAGCCATCCTGAAGGACAAGCGGCGCATCCTGCCGGCCGTCGCCTATCTGGAAGGAGAGTACGGGTACAACGACATGTTCCTCGGCGTCCCGACCATCCTCGGCGGCAACGGCCTGGAAAAGGTGATCGAGCTGGAGCTGACCGACGAGGAGAAGCAGGCCCTGGACAAGTCGGCCGAATCGGTCCGCAGGGTGATGAAGCTCCTCGACTGA
- a CDS encoding DUF4272 domain-containing protein, with protein MTEANTKQVVFDPDSQRIEMIFNFPVYPERKDIRLRSAGEVARRALALHMLLGVIFYEEPEKVVNWAIDEGMWDYLSPREQEIFRMPLSDLSPAEKKREQRALQSNLLTWRIEGLQALLWSIGRVDELDMPIERCDGSDMSEALPALGESVRPFIASARLRPSEEMVHMLEEHLQLYNQQVEAYEKGEKHPFDTMITYERIHALNWVCGLIDEWDD; from the coding sequence ATGACAGAAGCCAATACCAAGCAAGTCGTTTTCGACCCCGACAGCCAGCGAATCGAGATGATATTCAATTTTCCCGTTTATCCCGAAAGAAAAGACATCCGGCTCCGTTCGGCCGGGGAAGTCGCCAGGCGCGCCCTCGCCCTTCACATGCTGTTGGGAGTCATTTTTTACGAGGAGCCGGAAAAGGTTGTAAATTGGGCGATCGATGAGGGAATGTGGGATTACCTGAGTCCCCGGGAACAAGAGATTTTTCGGATGCCGCTATCGGATCTCAGCCCTGCCGAGAAAAAGCGGGAGCAACGGGCATTGCAGTCCAACCTGCTAACCTGGCGCATCGAGGGCTTGCAGGCCTTGTTGTGGAGCATCGGGCGGGTGGATGAACTGGATATGCCCATCGAACGGTGCGACGGTTCCGACATGAGCGAGGCATTACCCGCCCTCGGTGAGTCCGTTCGACCCTTCATCGCCTCAGCCCGGTTGCGCCCGTCTGAAGAGATGGTGCACATGCTGGAAGAACACCTTCAACTTTACAACCAACAGGTTGAGGCCTATGAGAAGGGAGAAAAACATCCCTTTGACACGATGATCACCTATGAACGGATCCATGCCCTGAACTGGGTGTGCGGTCTGATCGATGAATGGGACGACTAG
- the feoB gene encoding ferrous iron transport protein B, whose product MNKTLALVGNPNTGKTSIFNHLTGTRQHVGNWPGVTVEKKEGRIKTLPEAVLVDLPGIYSLSAQTLEEQLAVTYLINEDPHLLINIVDASNLERNLYLSVQLLEMGMPLVLCLNMMDIAEKRGLKIDVSALSRTLGIPVVPIVARRAKGDGELIHLLHRNIPSPPWKVPYSPKIEEAIRKLDKLMAEAGLHLRPNRRWLALMWLEGNRTVRELLCSRLPSDLIEQMEEVCSKCPADLDQRIRNARYALIEKIVREVTRNSRTADGPTWSDRLDRLLLHPVIGIPIFLLLMYLVFQLTFSWVGTPLSDHLDSWFSGPFFTGVSAALDAMGSPDWFTRLMIDGVLTGVGAVLVFVPQIAILFLCLSYLEDSGYMARAAVLMDRFMSMIGLSGKAFIPLILGFGCNVPAIMATRTLEDPKSRLVTALISPFMSCSARLPVYSLFAAAFFKESGAAVVFTLYVAGVLAAVLTALVLKKRLPDEEGVFLLEMPPYHAPAMKNLLLHTWEKTRGFIRKAGTIIFGMTVVIWFLGNSSWQGFVPMEESWLAAIGRWIAPLFAPLGFDSWEAGVSLVVGFLAKELIVSTLGIVYGAGTEDKLGELLPHAFDPPAALAFLFFVLLYTPCVAALATIKRETGSWRWTLFSVGYSLTIAWITAFVVYRVGQLIF is encoded by the coding sequence ATGAACAAAACCCTTGCACTCGTTGGCAATCCAAACACCGGTAAAACGTCGATATTCAACCATTTGACCGGAACGCGGCAGCACGTCGGAAACTGGCCGGGGGTGACGGTGGAAAAAAAAGAGGGCCGGATCAAAACCCTCCCAGAAGCCGTCCTTGTGGACCTTCCCGGCATTTACAGCCTGTCCGCCCAGACGCTGGAGGAGCAGTTGGCGGTCACATACTTGATCAACGAAGATCCGCACCTGCTGATCAACATCGTGGATGCTTCCAATCTCGAACGAAATCTCTACCTTTCCGTTCAGCTCCTCGAAATGGGGATGCCGCTCGTTTTGTGCCTGAACATGATGGATATCGCCGAAAAACGCGGTCTGAAAATCGACGTTTCCGCCCTTTCCCGAACGCTGGGGATTCCCGTGGTTCCCATCGTCGCCCGCCGGGCGAAGGGCGACGGCGAGCTGATCCATCTGCTTCACCGAAACATCCCCTCCCCCCCATGGAAGGTACCGTATTCTCCCAAGATTGAAGAGGCCATCCGGAAATTGGACAAGCTGATGGCGGAGGCCGGGTTGCATCTCCGCCCGAACCGCCGTTGGCTGGCGCTCATGTGGCTGGAAGGAAACCGCACAGTGAGGGAACTGCTGTGTTCCCGGTTGCCCTCCGATTTGATCGAACAGATGGAGGAAGTATGTTCCAAGTGCCCCGCGGATCTCGATCAACGGATTCGGAACGCGCGCTACGCGCTCATCGAAAAAATCGTCCGCGAAGTGACCCGCAATAGCCGTACGGCCGACGGTCCCACCTGGAGCGACCGGCTGGATCGCCTGCTCCTGCACCCGGTCATCGGAATCCCCATTTTTCTCTTGCTGATGTACCTGGTGTTTCAACTCACCTTCAGTTGGGTCGGCACTCCCCTGTCCGATCATCTCGACAGCTGGTTCAGCGGGCCGTTCTTCACGGGTGTGAGCGCCGCGCTGGATGCGATGGGCAGTCCGGATTGGTTCACCCGGTTGATGATCGACGGCGTCTTGACCGGGGTGGGAGCGGTGCTCGTATTCGTGCCGCAGATTGCCATCCTGTTTCTCTGCCTCTCCTATCTGGAGGATTCGGGCTACATGGCGCGGGCGGCCGTGCTGATGGATCGGTTCATGTCGATGATCGGACTGAGCGGCAAAGCGTTTATTCCGCTGATCCTCGGTTTCGGCTGCAATGTTCCGGCCATCATGGCGACGCGCACCCTGGAAGATCCGAAAAGCCGACTGGTCACCGCGCTGATCTCCCCCTTTATGTCCTGTTCGGCGCGGTTGCCCGTTTACTCGCTGTTTGCAGCCGCATTTTTCAAAGAAAGCGGAGCGGCCGTGGTGTTCACCCTGTATGTCGCCGGAGTTCTGGCGGCGGTCCTGACGGCCCTTGTGTTGAAAAAACGGCTGCCTGACGAAGAAGGGGTTTTTTTGCTGGAGATGCCTCCCTACCACGCACCCGCGATGAAAAATTTGCTTTTGCACACCTGGGAAAAGACAAGGGGTTTCATCCGCAAAGCCGGGACGATCATCTTCGGAATGACGGTGGTGATCTGGTTTCTCGGCAACTCTTCCTGGCAGGGTTTCGTTCCGATGGAAGAGAGTTGGCTTGCCGCCATCGGGCGATGGATCGCTCCGCTGTTTGCTCCCCTCGGCTTTGACTCCTGGGAGGCGGGCGTGTCCCTTGTAGTCGGTTTTCTGGCCAAGGAGCTCATCGTATCCACGTTGGGCATCGTGTACGGCGCCGGGACCGAAGACAAGCTCGGCGAACTGTTGCCCCATGCCTTTGACCCGCCTGCGGCACTGGCGTTTCTGTTTTTTGTCCTGCTCTATACTCCGTGTGTCGCCGCCCTGGCGACGATCAAACGCGAGACCGGTTCCTGGAGATGGACGCTGTTTTCCGTCGGCTACAGCTTGACGATCGCTTGGATCACGGCCTTTGTCGTCTATCGCGTCGGTCAGCTGATCTTCTAG
- a CDS encoding FeoA family protein: MAVRLADCIPGKKAKVAELLIHPAYKKRFLDLGMLPGTVVQVVRKVPFGGPIIVRVRGYQIGIRASEAKKILIEPEA; encoded by the coding sequence ATGGCCGTGCGCTTGGCGGATTGCATTCCGGGCAAAAAAGCGAAAGTGGCTGAGCTGCTGATCCATCCCGCCTACAAAAAACGCTTTCTCGACCTTGGCATGCTTCCGGGAACCGTCGTGCAGGTGGTTCGCAAGGTTCCCTTCGGAGGGCCGATCATCGTGCGAGTACGCGGTTATCAAATCGGCATCCGGGCGAGCGAAGCAAAGAAGATTCTCATTGAACCCGAGGCATGA
- a CDS encoding ArsR/SmtB family transcription factor, with amino-acid sequence MTYAEITGDRLLALLEALANPHRLLIVSILSRERKYVSQLARELDMSRPLLYMHLKKMEKAGIVKSTLELSDDGKAMKYYELVPFDLPLNQEMIAKAAESLTIKPKGSGS; translated from the coding sequence ATGACTTATGCGGAAATCACGGGAGACCGACTGCTCGCCCTTCTGGAAGCGCTGGCCAATCCGCACCGCCTGCTGATCGTTTCCATCCTGAGCCGTGAGCGGAAATACGTCAGCCAACTGGCCAGGGAGCTGGACATGAGCCGGCCCCTCCTGTACATGCACCTGAAAAAGATGGAAAAGGCCGGGATCGTAAAAAGCACCCTCGAACTCTCCGACGACGGAAAAGCGATGAAGTATTACGAGCTGGTTCCCTTTGATCTGCCCCTCAATCAGGAGATGATCGCAAAAGCAGCGGAATCGCTGACGATCAAACCGAAAGGAAGTGGATCATGA
- a CDS encoding suppressor of fused domain protein yields the protein MENNDLYEQTVNARKAFWKKIGTVDPYVLSYFLNPALIGSFGWSFVRQAFVKVETPNTVILASDGLSNPFDALDEPNQGFSLECFIESDDPALRKSFADLTEAWQLQLLYNVVHHIAGHGGIKELLERHGLLSMELSSIDVMEPFRDEEGRVGVLLGLDSIHIPPSIEGPASNIRLVSIKILTSRELQYVLRHGDAGRKKLARLFREQGSDHLSTLNRNSVV from the coding sequence ATGGAGAATAACGATTTGTACGAGCAAACCGTAAACGCACGAAAAGCCTTTTGGAAAAAGATTGGAACCGTGGATCCCTATGTTTTGTCATATTTTTTAAACCCCGCGCTTATCGGCAGCTTCGGATGGTCGTTTGTGAGACAGGCCTTTGTGAAAGTAGAAACCCCGAATACGGTGATTTTGGCGAGTGACGGCTTGTCCAATCCGTTTGATGCCCTTGATGAGCCAAACCAGGGATTTTCTTTGGAATGTTTTATTGAATCGGATGATCCTGCGCTGCGCAAAAGCTTTGCCGATCTCACTGAGGCGTGGCAACTTCAATTGTTATACAATGTGGTGCATCACATCGCGGGTCATGGGGGCATAAAGGAGTTGCTGGAGCGGCATGGTCTTCTTTCGATGGAACTGTCATCCATCGATGTGATGGAACCTTTCCGCGATGAGGAGGGGCGTGTGGGAGTCTTACTCGGGCTGGATTCGATTCATATCCCTCCCAGTATTGAGGGTCCGGCAAGCAACATTCGCCTGGTGAGCATAAAAATCCTCACATCCCGAGAGTTGCAGTACGTTTTGCGGCATGGTGACGCAGGGAGAAAAAAACTGGCCCGATTGTTCCGCGAACAAGGTTCCGATCATTTGTCCACGCTCAACAGAAATTCAGTCGTATAA